A genomic stretch from Echeneis naucrates chromosome 6, fEcheNa1.1, whole genome shotgun sequence includes:
- the LOC115044643 gene encoding uncharacterized protein LOC115044643, with product MTMTIQCICVERAGQADLKAILRKQLLTLWRAELHRRRRKDRARKRTAFLAFKLTKQLLCQKRTGRLTCSKDANNNHLKATYSDPTREQLLDPCDALKTPSEPTFEPCPSEVEEVVRRAQSSSAPGPSGVPYKVYKNCPKLRHRLWRALKVIWRRGKITQSWRYAEAVCIPKDEKSSRQPGVPGCLLFSALPSTRSRVVLQPGVPGCLEHTGVVTKLIRETREGRGDLAVLWLDLNNAYGLIPHKLVEVALEKHHVPQKVKHLILDYYSEFSLRVSSGEMTSDWHQLEVGIITGCTISVTLFALEMNMLVKAAEPQCRGPLSKSGVRQPPISAFMDDLTVTTTAVSGARWILQGLERIMAWVRMSFNPAKSRSLVLKKGKVTDRFRFSLGVHQIPSVTERPVKSLVKVFNCSLKDADSIKATSADLEGWLRTVDKSGLPGGFKAWVYQHGILPRILWPLLIYEVSMTVMEGFEQKVSSYLRRWLGLPYSLSSIGLYGNTNKLRLPFSSVREEFIVARAREHLRYSGSRDAKVSGAGIVMRTGRKWRAANAVQQAELRLKHKAIRGTVGQGRAGLGSQPVCAYGAVKP from the exons ATGACGATGACAATACAGTGCATCTGCG TTGAGAGAGCTGGCCAAGCGGATCTGAAAGCGATTCTAAGAAAACAACTCTTGACCTTGTGGAGGGCAGAGCTCCACAGGAGGAGGCGGAAAGATAGGGCCAGGAAGAGAACCGCTTTCCTGGCCTTCAAGTTGACCAAGCAGCTTCTTTGTCAAAAGAGGACTGGCCGCCTTACCTGCTCCAAGGATGCCAACAACAACCACCTCAAGGCCACATACAGTGACCCAACCAGAGAACAGCTGCTGGATCCATGTGATGCACTGAAAACACCATCAGAGCCTACATTTGAGCCCTGCCCTAGTGAAGTGGAAGAAGTAGTGCGGAGAGCACAGTCAAGCTCAGCACCAGGCCCAAGTGGAGTGCCGTATAAGGTCTATAAGAACTGCCCAAAGCTACGACATCGGCTTTGGAGGGCTCTGAAGGTGatctggaggagaggaaagatcACCCAGTCATGGAGGTATGCTGAAGCAGTGTGCATACCGAAAGATGAGAAGTCATCCAGGCAACCAGGAGTTCCTGGTTGCCTGTTGTTCTCTG CTCTGCCCTCCACAAGGTCAAGAGTTGTTTTACAACCAGGAGTTCCTGGTTGCCTGGAACACACAGGTGTGGTAACCAAACTCATCAGGGAGACAAGAGAAGGCAGAGGGGATCTGGCAGTGCTATGGCTGGATCTCAATAACGCCTATGGCTTGATACCACACAAGCTGGTGGAAGTCGCACTGGAGAAACACCATGTTCCCCAGAAGGTGAAACACCTCATTCTGGACTACTACAGCGAGTTCAGCTTGAGAGTCTCCTCTGGCGAGATGACATCTGACTGGCACCAGCTGGAAGTTGGTATAATCACTGGGTGCACAATCTCAGTGACCCTTTTTGCGCTGGAAATGAACATGCTGGTAAAGGCAGCTGAACCACAGTGCAGAGGTCCCCTCAGCAAATCTGGAGTAAGGCAACCTCCCATCAGCGCCTTCATGGATGACCTCACGGTGACAACAACAGCTGTATCAGGAGCCAGGTGGATTCTCCAGGGGTTGGAGCGCATCATGGCGTGGGTTCGCATGAGTTTCAATCCGGCAAAGTCCCGGTCTTTGGTTCTGAAGAAGGGGAAGGTCACAGACAGATTCCGCTTCAGCCTGGGAGTACATCAGATCCCTTCAGTCACTGAGAGGCCAGTGAAGAGCCTTGTAAAGGTCTTCAACTGCAGTCTGAAGGATGCAGATTCCATCAAGGCAACCAGTGCTGACCTGGAGGGCTGGTTAAGGACAGTGGACAAGTCTGGGCTCCCTGGAGGATTCAAGGCATGGGTCTACCAACATGGGATCCTCCCAAGAATTCTCTGGCCTCTCCTCATCTACGAGGTTTCCATGACTGTGATGGAAGGCTTCGAGCAAAAGGTGAGCAGTTATCTGAGAAGATGGCTGGGATTGCCATACAGCCTCAGCAGCATCGGGCTGTATGGGAACACCAACAAGCTCAGGCTCCCCTTCAGTTCAGTCAGAGAGGAGTTCATAGTGGCACGGGCACGGGAACACCTGCGGTACTCTGGATCCAGAGATGCCAAAGTGTCCGGGGCAGGGATTGTtatgaggacagggagaaagTGGAGGGCAGCCAATGCGGTCCAGCAGGCAGAGTTGCGACTGAAGCACAAGGCCATCCGGGGAACAGTAGGACAAGGCAGAGCTGGACTGGGGAGCCAACCAGTCTGTGCATATGGGGCTGTAAAGCCGTAG
- the LOC115045154 gene encoding serum amyloid P-component-like isoform X1: MHNPGTDFKMLLLIVLVMLGGCAASPQDLSGKMFIFPQESNSHYVKLITTKQLFKTITICHRSFSDLKRDYALFSLATPSFSNDFLIFWDATNKELEAHIRDRKAEYGGLDYKLNTWHAVCTTWDSDSGLVQLWLDGQLSLKKFVTTAPITGDNIIVLGQEQDSHGGGFNAKQSFVGVMSDVHMWDYILSPCEIHKYVDELNFSPGNVLSWSALDFNIVGKVLIDEKMQTCH, from the exons ATGCATAATCCTGGCACAGATTTCAAG ATGTTGCTTCTGATTGTGTTGGTGATGCTGGGAGGGTGTGCTGCTAGTCCACaag ACTTGTCAGGTAAAATGTTCATCTTCCCACAAGAAAGCAATTCACATTATGTGAAGCTgataacaacaaaacagcttttcaaGACTATAACCATCTGTCACAG ATCCTTCTCAGACCTCAAGAGAGACTATGCCCTTTTCTCTTTGGCCACGCCCTCTTTTTCCAACGACTTTCTGATTTTTTGGGATGCAACAAATAAGGAATTGGAGGCCCATATCAGGGACAGGAAGGCAGAATATGGAGGGCTTGACTACAAGCTAAACACATGGCACGCTGTTTGCACCACTTGGGACTCTGACTCCGGATTGGTGCAGCTGTGGTTGGATGGACAACTGTCACTTAAGAAATTTGTCACTACTGCGCCCATCACAGGAGATAATATAATTGTTTTAGGCCAG GAGCAGGATTCCCACGGTGGGGGGTTTAACGCCAAGCAGTCTTTCGTCGGTGTGATGTCCGATGTCCATATGTGGGACTACATCCTCTCTCCTTGTGAGATCCACAAATATGTGGATGAATTAAACTTCAGTCCAGGGAATGTGCTCAGCTGGAGTGCACTGGACTTCAACATTGTAGGCAAGGTGCTGATCGACGAAAAAATGCAGACATGTCACTGA
- the LOC115045152 gene encoding metalloreductase STEAP4-like — MSEEMKPESVLLCPLDTAAAPEPELLCIFGTGDFGRSLGQHLLQSGYRVVYGSRRPHSCGPLPQGAQVMSHATAAQSSSLVFICVHRENYGFLETLAPQLKGKVLVDVSNNLKKNLYSEANAEYLQRLIPEAHVVKGLNTLSAWTLQNGPSDANRQVYLCGNSAEAKQAVGKIAVQLGFTVLDRGSLSVAKELEDFPLQLFPEWRLPLRLAFGLTTCFFIYVVIRDVIYKYVDQGKDVSFRMMVSLPNKVFPTVSLIMLSLCYLPGIIAAIVQLYRGTKYKRFPNWLDRWMLCRKQIGLVALGFAFLHVIYTLIIPIRYYVRYKISASTISKFKENKTADLDTTIAWYTDSYYAMGILGFAGFVLLGITSLPSVSNALSWREFNFIQSKLGYITLFLCTFHVYLYGWDKFLFPSYYKWCTPSAYMLSLVVPSIVLVLKLLLLLPCVDRTLTRLRQGWERTDPQCPSKKPLLT; from the exons ATGTCGGAGGAGATGAAGCCAGAGAGTGTGTTGCTGTGTCCTCTTGACACAGCAGCTGCCCCTGAGCCAGAGCTGTTGTGCATTTTTGGGACGGGGGACTTTGGGCGCTCTCTGGGCCAGCATCTGCTTCAATCTGGCTACAGGGTGGTGTATGGCAGCCGCAGACCTCACAGCTGTGGCCCATTGCCACAGGGAGCTCAG gTGATGAGCCATGCTACGGCAGCCCAGTCAAGCAGCTTggtgtttatttgtgttcacAGAGAAAACTACGGCTTCCTCGAAACACTTGCACCACAACTCAAGGGGAAG GTGCTAGTGGATGTCAgcaacaacctgaagaagaatCTCTATTCAGAGGCCAATGCTGAGTATCTGCAGAG GTTGATCCCTGAAGCTCATGTGGTGAAAGGTCTTAACACTTTATCTGCTTGGACCCTGCAGAATGGACCTTCAGATGCCAATAGACAG GTGTACCTGTGTGGAAACAGTGCTGAGGCAAAGCAGGCAGTGGGAAAGATAGCCGTCCAACTGGGCTTCACTGTTCTGGACAGGGGGTCTTTGTCTGTCGCCAAAGAACTGGAGGACTTCCCCCTGCAGCTGTTCCCAGAGTGGAGGCTGCCACTACGCCTGGCCTTTGGTCTTACCACCTGCTTCTTCATCTATGTGGTCATTAGAGATGTCATCTATAAGTATGTTGACCAGGGGAAAGATGTCTCCTTCAGAATGATGGTGTCCCTGCCGAACAAG GTATTTCCCACTGTGTCGCTGATCATGTTGTCTCTATGCTACTTGCCTGGAATCATAGCTGCCATCGTTCAACTCTACAGAGGAACTAAATAcaa gcGTTTTCCTAACTGGCTGGATCGCTGGATGCTGTGCAGGAAACAGATCGGACTTGTCGCACTTGGCTTTGCTTTCCTGCACGTGATCTATACCCTCATCATCCCCATAAG ATATTATGTGAGATACAAAATCTCTGCCAGTACCATCTCAAAG TTCAAAGagaacaaaacagcagatttaGACACCACCATTGCCTGGTATACGGACTCTTACTATGCCATGGGGATTCTGGGATTTGCTGGGTTCGTCCTGTTGGGAATAACTTCTCTGCCCTCTGTCAGCAATGCTCTCAGCTGGAGAGAGTTCAACTTTATTCAG TCCAAGCTGGGCTACATCACATTGTTTCTCTGTACCTTTCACGTCTACCTGTACGGCTGGGACAagttcctctttccttcttaCTACAAATGGTGCACTCCTTCGGCCTACATGCTCAGTCTGGTGGTGCCTTCCATAGTTCTTGTGCtcaagctgctgctcctcctgcccTGCGTGGACCGTACACTAACCCGCCTTCGACAGGGCTGGGAGAGGACGGATCCACAGTGCCCCAGCAAGAAGCCTCTGTTGACATAG
- the LOC115045154 gene encoding serum amyloid P-component-like isoform X2 gives MLLLIVLVMLGGCAASPQDLSGKMFIFPQESNSHYVKLITTKQLFKTITICHRSFSDLKRDYALFSLATPSFSNDFLIFWDATNKELEAHIRDRKAEYGGLDYKLNTWHAVCTTWDSDSGLVQLWLDGQLSLKKFVTTAPITGDNIIVLGQEQDSHGGGFNAKQSFVGVMSDVHMWDYILSPCEIHKYVDELNFSPGNVLSWSALDFNIVGKVLIDEKMQTCH, from the exons ATGTTGCTTCTGATTGTGTTGGTGATGCTGGGAGGGTGTGCTGCTAGTCCACaag ACTTGTCAGGTAAAATGTTCATCTTCCCACAAGAAAGCAATTCACATTATGTGAAGCTgataacaacaaaacagcttttcaaGACTATAACCATCTGTCACAG ATCCTTCTCAGACCTCAAGAGAGACTATGCCCTTTTCTCTTTGGCCACGCCCTCTTTTTCCAACGACTTTCTGATTTTTTGGGATGCAACAAATAAGGAATTGGAGGCCCATATCAGGGACAGGAAGGCAGAATATGGAGGGCTTGACTACAAGCTAAACACATGGCACGCTGTTTGCACCACTTGGGACTCTGACTCCGGATTGGTGCAGCTGTGGTTGGATGGACAACTGTCACTTAAGAAATTTGTCACTACTGCGCCCATCACAGGAGATAATATAATTGTTTTAGGCCAG GAGCAGGATTCCCACGGTGGGGGGTTTAACGCCAAGCAGTCTTTCGTCGGTGTGATGTCCGATGTCCATATGTGGGACTACATCCTCTCTCCTTGTGAGATCCACAAATATGTGGATGAATTAAACTTCAGTCCAGGGAATGTGCTCAGCTGGAGTGCACTGGACTTCAACATTGTAGGCAAGGTGCTGATCGACGAAAAAATGCAGACATGTCACTGA